A genome region from Bdellovibrionota bacterium includes the following:
- the gspE gene encoding type II secretion system ATPase GspE, protein MAVDTVGNILLKSTSMSEKELSALFDTETADGTTLGELLRKKNISTPDEALFELCKQLELDFLKDIPVNDIPADIIRNIPINYAKTHSILPFKDNQGVITVLTSNPLNYKVMDDLRALFDKNIHMLVSTSSKIQDAINKVYEKSGAHLHGLDDLEGEEYDLDEPIIDLLEAGDDEAPVIKLVNTLLFRAVKEKASDIHIEPYEKDMVVRFRIDGVLYDIFKPPKKLQNSITSRIKVMGNLNIAEKRLPQDGRIPLKLAGKDIDIRLNSVPTAHGERLVMRLQDRSNVILELEQLGFSPEALSKIHDVLGKTHGILLVTGPTGSGKSTTLYGCLTKINNTDTNIITVEDPVEQRIHGVGQIQVNSKIGLTFASGLRSILRQDPDVIMIGEIRDYETAEIAINSSLTGHLVLSTLHTNDSAGAIPRLLDMGCEPFLIASSLLGVIAQRLVRVLCPHCKVPYEPTDSELVTLGITREEAQRGTIHKAVGCGQCNQKGYISRTTVCELLQMTEEIRQLILQKMDGGAIKKMATQQGMRTLREDGVRKVLMGITTLEELLANTQLDD, encoded by the coding sequence ATGGCTGTTGATACGGTTGGAAATATTTTACTTAAGAGTACAAGCATGTCTGAAAAGGAGCTTTCGGCTCTTTTTGATACGGAGACGGCTGATGGAACAACGCTTGGGGAACTATTAAGAAAGAAAAATATTTCTACTCCAGATGAAGCTCTTTTTGAACTTTGTAAACAGCTGGAGTTAGATTTTTTAAAAGATATTCCCGTCAACGACATCCCTGCTGATATTATTCGCAATATCCCTATCAACTATGCAAAAACTCATTCGATCCTCCCCTTCAAAGACAACCAAGGTGTGATCACGGTTCTGACTTCTAATCCTTTGAACTACAAAGTGATGGATGATCTTCGAGCGCTATTTGATAAAAATATTCATATGTTGGTTTCAACCTCAAGTAAAATTCAAGATGCGATCAATAAGGTTTATGAAAAATCCGGGGCTCACCTTCATGGTCTTGATGATCTCGAAGGCGAAGAATATGATCTGGATGAACCGATCATTGATTTGCTTGAGGCTGGGGATGATGAAGCTCCGGTGATTAAACTTGTGAACACACTTCTCTTTCGTGCTGTTAAAGAAAAAGCATCGGATATCCATATCGAACCTTACGAAAAAGACATGGTAGTAAGATTCCGTATCGATGGTGTGCTCTATGATATTTTTAAGCCACCAAAGAAACTTCAGAACTCGATCACTTCTCGTATCAAAGTTATGGGTAACTTGAACATCGCGGAAAAACGTTTGCCTCAGGATGGTAGAATTCCATTGAAGCTTGCAGGTAAAGACATTGATATTCGTTTGAACTCTGTACCGACTGCTCACGGTGAACGTCTCGTGATGCGTCTTCAAGATAGATCCAACGTAATTCTAGAATTAGAACAACTTGGGTTCTCTCCAGAAGCTCTTTCAAAGATTCATGATGTGCTTGGAAAAACTCACGGAATCTTACTTGTAACAGGTCCTACAGGTTCCGGTAAATCCACAACGCTTTATGGCTGTTTAACTAAAATCAATAACACCGACACCAATATCATTACCGTTGAAGATCCTGTGGAGCAAAGAATTCACGGAGTGGGTCAGATCCAAGTGAATTCAAAAATTGGATTAACTTTTGCGAGTGGATTAAGATCGATTCTTCGTCAAGATCCCGACGTGATTATGATTGGGGAGATTCGTGACTACGAAACCGCGGAGATCGCGATCAACTCGTCATTAACTGGTCACTTAGTGTTATCTACTCTTCATACCAACGATTCTGCCGGCGCGATTCCAAGATTATTGGACATGGGTTGCGAACCTTTCTTGATTGCTTCTTCTCTGTTGGGAGTCATTGCGCAAAGACTCGTGAGAGTTCTCTGCCCTCATTGCAAAGTGCCTTATGAACCGACAGATTCTGAGCTGGTGACTTTGGGTATTACTAGAGAAGAAGCGCAAAGAGGAACAATTCATAAAGCCGTAGGTTGCGGTCAGTGCAATCAAAAAGGTTATATTTCTAGAACTACAGTTTGCGAACTTTTACAGATGACCGAGGAAATAAGACAACTCATCCTACAAAAAATGGATGGGGGCGCTATCAAAAAAATGGCCACTCAACAAGGCATGAGAACTCTAAGAGAAGACGGCGTAAGAAAAGTTTTAATGGGAATCACTACTCTCGAAGAACTTTTAGCAAATACGCAGCTTGATGACTAA
- the gspD gene encoding type II secretion system secretin GspD — MISKSRSNAKLKLLWITVAITLITPVTFTGNVHAQEDILQENDFLESPDMDMGDSPGGDDVFGGQQNTPPPPPTPNNSFAPTSSGPANPAFSGTKKRKTPPLSQATDADITNENYPDLIDSFDFPNADIADVIKAISELTGKNFIVDPNVSGKITIMAPTQITVAEAYKVFLSALAIRGFSIVPSGKFLKILPVRDAQRDNLEIFSGAYTPDTDQMITRIIHLKYVPAAEMNKFATKLVSKNGNIDIYEPTNSLIVSDQASSVQRLIKIVGQLDIAGFDEQLAVINIKNAKAKDIADLIDQIINKGQKKSSAGAFSSGIPRFRPGGQSQSTGGSAFSTVIPDDRTNSVIVVGNKSGIDKIRKLVATLDFRLSESSGGAYVYYVKHGEAEKISDIINGIAKQLKDEQKGQAGAQNFPPPPVFNDGFGNPMGGVQSGSSSSSGLFGADVKISADKDTNSLIIVGSKQDYQAVLALLNKIDIPRDQVYVEAIIMEMVSNDSTKFGISYYKFEKGTEGLGRAGFGGHSSIASLAAIGGEGAILGFGSGETVPIKIGGQTVNVKSLMGFLSLLKQNTKSDVLATPQIIAMDNEEATVEVGQEVPIAVTAVPTGTGGATSPNVERVKATIKLVIKPHISPSSETVRLNIKQTIKQVDANPTDGSELGKISRTTSDRAIETNIVMRDGDTAVLGGLMRDAQTETVIKVPLLGDIPVLGWLFKSTENKVEKQNLIVFITPKVIRNPEDSGRLLSRKLDDRVRNIKENFGGKDRHGAFTENMRPKLKPSTKTNRLKEQEDEFIEE, encoded by the coding sequence ATGATAAGTAAGAGCCGCTCAAATGCAAAATTAAAATTATTGTGGATCACAGTTGCAATTACGCTGATCACACCCGTGACATTCACTGGAAATGTGCATGCTCAAGAAGATATATTGCAAGAAAATGATTTTTTGGAATCTCCTGATATGGATATGGGTGACTCTCCGGGTGGCGATGATGTCTTTGGTGGACAACAAAATACTCCTCCACCGCCACCAACACCGAACAATAGTTTTGCGCCAACATCTTCAGGTCCAGCAAATCCTGCCTTTAGTGGAACAAAGAAAAGAAAAACTCCTCCTCTTTCGCAGGCCACGGATGCGGACATCACAAATGAAAACTATCCCGATCTTATCGATAGTTTTGATTTCCCAAATGCGGATATCGCCGATGTGATCAAAGCCATTTCGGAATTGACAGGCAAAAATTTTATCGTGGATCCCAACGTGAGTGGAAAAATCACCATCATGGCGCCAACCCAAATCACTGTGGCAGAAGCTTACAAAGTGTTCTTGAGTGCTCTTGCGATCAGAGGATTCTCGATTGTGCCTTCTGGAAAATTCTTAAAAATTCTTCCGGTGAGAGATGCACAAAGAGACAACTTAGAAATTTTTTCTGGCGCTTACACTCCAGACACAGATCAGATGATCACCAGAATCATTCACTTAAAATATGTTCCCGCTGCAGAAATGAATAAGTTTGCGACAAAACTCGTTTCTAAAAATGGTAACATCGATATTTATGAACCTACCAACTCTCTTATCGTTTCGGATCAAGCTTCTAGTGTTCAAAGATTAATCAAAATCGTGGGACAATTGGATATCGCTGGATTTGACGAACAATTGGCCGTGATCAATATCAAAAATGCAAAAGCAAAAGACATTGCAGACCTCATCGACCAAATCATTAACAAAGGCCAAAAGAAATCTTCTGCCGGAGCATTCTCCTCTGGAATTCCAAGATTCAGACCTGGTGGCCAATCGCAATCCACTGGCGGAAGTGCTTTCTCCACAGTGATTCCAGATGACAGAACAAACTCTGTAATCGTAGTGGGCAATAAATCTGGTATCGATAAAATTAGAAAATTAGTGGCGACTTTGGACTTTAGACTTTCTGAAAGTTCTGGTGGCGCTTATGTGTATTATGTAAAACATGGTGAAGCTGAAAAAATATCGGACATCATCAATGGCATTGCAAAACAATTGAAGGACGAACAAAAGGGACAAGCAGGAGCGCAAAACTTCCCGCCTCCTCCGGTATTCAATGATGGTTTTGGAAATCCTATGGGCGGCGTTCAAAGCGGATCTTCTTCTTCATCGGGATTATTCGGGGCAGACGTTAAGATCTCTGCGGATAAAGACACGAACTCTTTGATTATCGTAGGTAGCAAGCAGGATTACCAAGCGGTTCTAGCGTTGCTGAATAAAATCGATATTCCAAGAGATCAAGTATATGTGGAAGCGATCATCATGGAGATGGTAAGTAACGATAGTACTAAGTTTGGTATTTCTTATTACAAATTTGAAAAAGGAACTGAGGGCTTAGGAAGAGCAGGATTCGGTGGTCACTCGAGTATTGCCAGCCTTGCCGCCATTGGTGGTGAAGGCGCGATCTTAGGATTTGGTAGCGGAGAAACTGTTCCAATTAAAATTGGTGGTCAAACTGTAAACGTAAAAAGCTTGATGGGCTTCTTAAGTTTACTAAAGCAAAATACAAAGTCTGATGTCCTTGCAACTCCGCAAATTATTGCTATGGATAACGAAGAAGCAACGGTGGAAGTGGGTCAAGAGGTTCCAATTGCAGTGACTGCTGTTCCTACAGGAACGGGTGGAGCAACATCACCTAACGTAGAAAGAGTTAAAGCGACGATAAAACTTGTGATTAAACCTCATATTTCTCCGAGCAGTGAAACTGTCAGACTAAATATCAAGCAAACCATCAAGCAAGTTGATGCCAACCCTACTGATGGATCTGAATTGGGAAAAATTTCAAGAACCACTTCCGACAGAGCTATTGAAACTAATATCGTAATGAGAGATGGTGACACGGCAGTCCTCGGGGGATTGATGAGAGATGCGCAAACTGAAACTGTAATTAAGGTTCCCCTATTGGGAGATATTCCAGTTCTAGGATGGCTATTCAAGTCGACTGAAAATAAAGTTGAAAAACAAAATCTCATCGTATTCATCACGCCAAAAGTAATCAGAAACCCAGAAGACTCTGGTCGCCTACTCTCTCGAAAATTGGATGATAGAGTACGCAACATTAAAGAAAACTTCGGTGGAAAAGATCGTCACGGAGCATTTACAGAAAATATGCGTCCAAAGTTGAAACCTTCGACAAAAACGAATAGACTCAAAGAACAGGAAGACGAATTCATCGAAGAATAA
- the gspC gene encoding type II secretion system protein GspC — translation MAIKNILKKIFPSFFKESSLENDSLGNDQFENTSTGIFNPNADVSSQTYYGARPIRPQTIREGSFDKHLPLVLILLIALFSADLTILFMRDSLLPTSAPPIFPQKGSFGPQMKSRTEYGPITDRNIFNSDGIIPNPLSTNEGEKFADDGPAVKSTLPLNLIGTIVHVNPAKSVATIQLRTTNEVIPYLPNDQIENIATLVKVQRRKAIIRNSQSSRLEYIEIPEDAKVSFAKTSPAASTAVFSQQGDTISIKRSDLNNYLKNLPDLLQQATAVPNIVPGSGGEVDGFKMLGIEPNSVFSQIGLKVGDVLKGVNGEKVNSPAKAMELYNNLRNEGRIELEIERDGRPASLNFNINE, via the coding sequence ATGGCTATCAAAAATATTTTAAAAAAAATATTCCCATCTTTTTTTAAAGAAAGCTCTTTGGAAAATGACTCTTTAGGAAATGACCAATTCGAAAACACTTCCACTGGAATTTTTAATCCAAATGCAGATGTTTCGTCACAAACTTACTACGGCGCTCGTCCCATCCGACCACAGACAATTCGTGAAGGCTCTTTTGATAAACATCTTCCCTTAGTGTTGATTCTTTTGATCGCACTTTTTTCTGCGGATCTTACGATTTTATTTATGAGAGATTCGCTCCTGCCAACTTCTGCACCACCTATCTTTCCTCAGAAAGGTTCTTTTGGACCGCAGATGAAATCTAGAACTGAGTACGGGCCAATCACTGACAGAAATATTTTTAACTCTGATGGGATCATTCCAAATCCTCTTTCAACCAATGAGGGCGAAAAATTTGCAGATGATGGACCAGCGGTGAAATCAACGTTGCCCCTCAATCTTATCGGTACCATTGTGCATGTGAATCCCGCAAAGAGTGTGGCCACAATTCAGTTGAGAACTACGAACGAAGTGATTCCATATCTTCCCAACGATCAAATTGAAAATATTGCTACGCTTGTGAAAGTGCAAAGAAGAAAAGCTATCATTCGAAACTCTCAGAGCTCACGCTTAGAGTATATCGAAATCCCTGAAGACGCGAAGGTGAGCTTTGCAAAGACATCTCCTGCTGCTTCTACTGCTGTTTTTTCTCAGCAAGGTGACACAATTTCGATCAAGCGCTCGGATTTAAATAATTACTTAAAAAATCTTCCAGATCTTCTTCAGCAAGCCACGGCTGTTCCGAACATTGTTCCTGGTAGCGGCGGAGAAGTTGATGGATTTAAAATGTTAGGAATTGAACCGAACAGTGTCTTTAGCCAGATTGGTCTTAAAGTTGGTGACGTGCTCAAAGGCGTTAACGGCGAAAAGGTCAATAGCCCCGCTAAAGCTATGGAGCTTTATAATAATCTCCGTAATGAAGGACGAATTGAATTGGAAATTGAACGCGACGGCAGACCGGCGTCGCTGAATTTTAATATTAACGAATAA
- a CDS encoding cob(I)yrinic acid a,c-diamide adenosyltransferase: protein MAKIYTKKGDQGETCLVSGEKVLKSHVRLESYGTLDELNSTIGVALSHMSLSPKKIELAKALSNILFQIQNDLFNIGSQLACADSEMQKKLPTILQQDIKKQELKIDELTELLPPLKNFILPGGSISSSSFHISRTVCRRAERLCLKLRDENNSVDPLLIQYLNRLSDLLFVIARYCNKVEGFPEIEWSKKMSEAK, encoded by the coding sequence ATGGCAAAGATTTATACCAAAAAAGGCGATCAAGGCGAAACCTGCCTTGTGAGCGGCGAAAAGGTTTTGAAGAGTCACGTTAGACTTGAGTCTTACGGTACACTCGATGAACTGAATTCGACAATCGGTGTTGCCCTTAGCCATATGAGCTTGAGTCCGAAAAAAATAGAACTCGCAAAAGCTTTGAGTAATATTTTATTTCAAATTCAAAATGATCTTTTTAACATCGGAAGCCAACTGGCCTGCGCAGACAGCGAAATGCAAAAAAAACTTCCCACAATTTTACAGCAAGACATTAAAAAACAAGAATTAAAAATTGATGAACTTACAGAATTACTACCACCACTGAAGAATTTTATTCTGCCGGGCGGCTCGATTTCTTCGTCGAGTTTTCACATTTCACGCACGGTTTGCAGGCGCGCAGAAAGACTCTGCTTAAAACTTCGCGATGAAAATAATTCTGTTGATCCATTGCTTATTCAGTATCTCAATCGCCTCAGCGATCTTCTTTTTGTGATCGCCAGATATTGCAATAAAGTTGAAGGGTTTCCTGAGATCGAATGGTCAAAAAAAATGAGTGAAGCCAAATGA
- a CDS encoding cytochrome c biogenesis protein ResB encodes MKMLEKVAEKIFRFLCSLKLAVIVIVSLGTIAAIGTVMESKYDMITAQKLVYHSPYMYFVMILLCVNLIAVAVDRLPWKKRHTGFVIVHAGIVILIVGSYVTRKVGVDGTLSFDIGETSRNVQTNETDLIVYKLKDLESSEKIFSQDVDFLVNNPKKKPVKILFGAGESDQIEVIDYMPYAKRDFTIQESNLMTDGPALRFQLQNPFVNMIEWIVQSGSQPAKLDLGPAQVVLARENYESLGGKNEIVLYPTQNKNTLRYQIFDKDSKDGKPIKSGMVPVGGVIEPGWMGLTVRAIQFYPKGKVEYKYTKLDYPNATSTAAAQIKFNGQAYWLGMNTALQLFSKDTVYFVTYGNKRLDIGFNMTLDRFEMEKYEGTQMAKTYKSVVNIPNVGQKEISMNEPLKHNGYTFYQSSFQENKMGEPTASILSVNYDPGRWIKYFGSLCIVLGSIMLFYFKKFGTKQSSQEKFMKMDQQSFIEGEVEK; translated from the coding sequence ATGAAAATGTTGGAAAAAGTAGCTGAAAAAATTTTTAGATTCTTGTGCTCTCTCAAGCTAGCGGTGATTGTGATCGTTTCTTTAGGCACCATCGCAGCGATAGGCACTGTTATGGAATCCAAGTACGATATGATAACGGCACAAAAGCTCGTCTATCATTCGCCCTATATGTATTTTGTCATGATTCTTTTGTGTGTAAATCTTATTGCGGTGGCTGTTGATCGTTTGCCATGGAAAAAAAGACACACAGGTTTTGTCATTGTTCACGCAGGGATTGTGATTTTAATTGTAGGATCTTATGTGACACGAAAAGTTGGTGTCGATGGAACTCTTTCTTTTGATATAGGAGAAACTTCTAGAAACGTGCAGACCAATGAAACAGATCTGATCGTTTACAAACTGAAAGACTTAGAAAGTTCCGAAAAGATTTTTTCTCAAGATGTAGATTTTCTTGTTAATAACCCAAAGAAAAAACCAGTAAAAATTCTTTTTGGTGCAGGGGAATCTGATCAAATTGAAGTGATCGATTATATGCCTTACGCCAAAAGAGACTTTACCATCCAAGAATCTAACTTGATGACAGATGGTCCGGCACTCAGATTTCAGCTTCAAAATCCTTTCGTCAATATGATTGAATGGATTGTGCAGAGTGGATCGCAACCTGCGAAATTGGATTTGGGTCCCGCGCAAGTTGTGTTGGCTCGAGAAAATTATGAAAGTCTAGGTGGAAAAAACGAAATCGTTCTTTATCCAACTCAAAACAAAAATACATTGAGATATCAGATTTTTGATAAGGACAGTAAAGACGGAAAACCCATCAAGAGCGGAATGGTTCCCGTGGGTGGAGTGATCGAACCGGGGTGGATGGGGCTCACGGTGAGAGCCATTCAGTTTTATCCAAAAGGCAAAGTAGAATACAAATATACAAAATTAGATTATCCGAATGCCACGAGTACCGCAGCGGCGCAAATCAAATTCAACGGTCAAGCGTATTGGCTAGGAATGAACACGGCACTTCAGTTGTTTTCAAAAGACACGGTTTATTTTGTGACCTACGGAAATAAAAGATTGGACATTGGATTCAACATGACTCTCGATCGCTTTGAAATGGAAAAGTACGAAGGCACGCAGATGGCAAAGACCTATAAGAGCGTGGTGAATATTCCCAATGTTGGCCAAAAAGAAATTTCGATGAATGAACCGTTGAAACATAACGGTTACACTTTTTATCAATCGAGTTTTCAGGAAAATAAAATGGGAGAGCCGACGGCTTCGATTCTTTCTGTGAATTACGATCCAGGTCGCTGGATTAAATATTTTGGCTCGCTCTGCATCGTTTTAGGGTCTATCATGCTTTTTTACTTTAAGAAATTTGGAACAAAACAATCGTCGCAAGAAAAATTTATGAAAATGGACCAACAGTCGTTCATCGAAGGTGAGGTAGAAAAATGA
- the ccsA gene encoding cytochrome c biogenesis protein CcsA has product MKKLILALSLMLFAPAMTQASIESIFAPIPVQDSGRIKPFDTFARESLQLVYGKRDYNGKPATEVVFTWMIMPHHWDDIEFVKIDQKEIKEQLKLDVNKKRFSPKELLSKEQLQILFTELQTKKEAQEKLKPFFQSVERLQSQLTIYKAIGQGFVPGWIPQESSDTWIALKDFSSDYSELFLRITKAFAASLGDKSKVEDLRAAVQIFNEKAKGENLDKYPAQQKINLEVQYNQFHPFQWAWIAYVFSALFFMFYFISKKQAFYKLSLFATFVGFIIHTYGFALRIFIMERPPVTNMYETVIWVPWGAVLFSMILLKVSKNKFFIFASSIIAFVCLVLADLAPIILDPSMQPLQPVLRSNLWLTVHVLTITISYAAFFLAFILGDIALSFYLLDEKKYGTHITSLRDAIYRSIQVGVVLLGAGTILGGVWADYSWGRFWGWDPKETWALIAFLGYIAILHGRISGWIKPFGFVLWSVIAFALVVMAWYGVNYVLGAGLHSYGFGGGGLPFVSAVIGIHILFAATVWFVRLQRQK; this is encoded by the coding sequence ATGAAAAAACTGATTCTAGCTTTGAGTTTAATGTTATTTGCACCCGCAATGACCCAAGCCTCCATTGAATCGATATTTGCACCCATACCGGTCCAAGATTCAGGCAGAATCAAACCTTTTGATACTTTTGCGAGAGAATCTCTACAGCTCGTTTACGGGAAGAGAGATTACAACGGAAAGCCCGCGACGGAAGTGGTGTTCACTTGGATGATTATGCCTCATCATTGGGATGACATTGAGTTTGTTAAAATTGATCAAAAAGAAATCAAAGAACAACTAAAATTAGACGTAAACAAAAAAAGATTCTCACCCAAAGAACTTCTTTCTAAAGAACAACTTCAAATTCTCTTTACAGAATTACAGACTAAAAAAGAAGCTCAAGAAAAGTTAAAACCATTTTTTCAATCTGTAGAGCGTTTGCAGAGTCAGCTCACAATCTACAAGGCCATTGGGCAGGGGTTTGTGCCGGGATGGATTCCGCAAGAATCTTCTGACACATGGATCGCCCTAAAAGATTTTTCTTCAGATTACAGTGAGCTTTTTTTGAGAATTACAAAGGCTTTTGCTGCTTCTCTTGGGGATAAGAGCAAAGTTGAAGATCTAAGAGCTGCTGTACAAATTTTCAACGAAAAGGCCAAGGGCGAAAATTTAGATAAATATCCTGCGCAGCAAAAAATCAACTTGGAAGTTCAGTACAATCAATTCCATCCATTCCAGTGGGCGTGGATAGCATATGTATTTTCGGCATTGTTTTTTATGTTCTATTTCATTTCAAAGAAGCAAGCTTTCTATAAACTTTCACTTTTTGCTACATTCGTTGGATTTATTATTCATACGTATGGCTTTGCCCTTAGAATTTTCATCATGGAAAGACCACCGGTAACAAACATGTACGAGACGGTGATTTGGGTTCCGTGGGGTGCGGTTCTTTTCTCTATGATTTTGCTGAAGGTAAGTAAGAATAAATTCTTTATCTTTGCATCAAGTATCATTGCATTTGTATGCCTTGTGTTGGCAGATCTAGCGCCGATCATTTTAGATCCAAGCATGCAGCCTCTTCAGCCTGTATTGAGAAGCAATTTGTGGCTGACGGTGCACGTATTAACTATCACGATCAGTTATGCGGCATTCTTCTTAGCATTTATTTTGGGAGATATTGCTTTGAGCTTTTATCTTCTAGACGAAAAAAAATACGGTACACATATCACATCACTTAGAGATGCAATTTATCGCTCTATTCAAGTGGGTGTAGTGTTGTTGGGTGCGGGCACGATCTTAGGTGGTGTTTGGGCCGATTATTCTTGGGGGAGATTCTGGGGATGGGATCCAAAGGAAACTTGGGCATTGATTGCATTTTTGGGCTACATCGCCATTCTTCATGGTAGAATTTCAGGTTGGATTAAACCGTTCGGATTTGTTCTATGGTCGGTAATAGCTTTTGCTCTCGTTGTGATGGCTTGGTACGGGGTGAATTATGTCTTGGGTGCAGGTCTTCACTCTTATGGGTTTGGGGGCGGTGGTTTACCATTTGTTTCCGCAGTGATCGGCATCCACATTTTATTTGCGGCCACCGTATGGTTCGTAAGGCTGCAAAGACAAAAATAG